Proteins encoded in a region of the Melospiza georgiana isolate bMelGeo1 chromosome 2, bMelGeo1.pri, whole genome shotgun sequence genome:
- the GK gene encoding glycerol kinase isoform X2, with protein sequence MAASLGPLVGAIDQGTSSTRFLVFNAGTAELLSHHQVELKQEFPKEGWVEQDPKEILDSVHECVERTCEKMKELNIDITNIRAIGVTNQRETTVVWDKTTGEPLYNAIVWLDLRTQSTVERLLKRIPGQNKNFLKSKTGLPLSTYFSAVKLRWLLDNVEEIKKAVEDGRAVFGTIDSWLIWSLTGGINGGIHCTDVTNASRTMLFNIHSLEWDPELCKFFEIPMEILPNIRSSSEIYGVMESGTLTGVPISGCLGDQHAALVGQMCFQDGQAKNTYGTGCFLLCNTGQKCVFSEHGLLTTLAYKMGKDKPAFYALEGSVAIAGAVVRWLRDNLGIANSSLEVEQLAAEVGTSYGCYFVPAFSGLYAPYWEPSARGIICGLTQFTNKNHIAFAALEAVCFQTREILDAMNKDCGIPLNQLQVDGGMTSNKILMQLQSDILCIPVVKPSMAETTALGAAMAAGAAEGVEVWSLNPEDLTAVTWERFEPQINPEESEYRYARWKKAVMKSMGWESSDSTDGDSSIFSSLPFSVFVMSSMLMLIGAKYLSGK encoded by the exons ATGGCCGCGTCGCTGGGGCCGCTGGTGGGAGCCATCGATCAGGGCACCAGCTCCACCCGCTTCCTG GTGTTTaatgcaggaacagcagagctCTTGAGTCACCATCAAGTGGAACTAAAGCAAGAATTCCCTAAAGAAGG ATGGGTGGAACAAGATCCAAAGGAAATATTAGACTCTGTCCATGAATGTGTGGAAAGGACCtgtgagaaaatgaaagaactgAACATAGACATCACTAACATAAGAG CCATTGGAGTCACCAATCAGAGAGAAACAACAGTGGTTTGGGACAAGACAACTGGAGAACCTCTTTATAATGCTATTG TGTGGCTTGACCTGAGAACCCAGTCAACAGTTGAACGTCTTCTTAAAAGAATTCCtggacaaaacaaaaattttttaaag tCTAAGACCGGTCTTCCACTTAGCACTTACTTTAGTGCAGTGAAACTTCGGTGGCTTTTGGATAATGTGGAGGAGATTAAGAAAGCAGTTGAGGATGGAAGAGCTGTGTTTGGGACTATTGATTCATGGCTTATATGG agTTTGACAGGTGGAATAAATGGAGGCATTCACTGTACAGATGTCACCAATGCCAGTAGAACAATGTTGTTCAACATTCATTCCTTGGAATGGGATCCTGAGCTCTGCAA GTTCTTTGAAATTCCTATGGAAATACTTCCAAACATACGAAGCTCCTCTGAGATTTATGGTGTGATG GAATCTGGAACTTTGACAGGTGTACCAATTTCTGGG TGCTTGGGTGACCAGCATGCTGCTCTTGTTGGGCAAATGTGCTTTCAAGATGGACAAGCAAAAAACAC GTACGGAACAGGTTGTTTCTTGCTGTGCAACACAGGTCAGAAG TGTGTGTTTTCTGAGCATGGTCTTTTAACCACATTAGCTTACAAAATGGGCAAAGACAAACCTGCTTTTTATGCACTCGAG GGATCTGTTGCAATAGCTGGGGCTGTCGTTCGCTGGCTGAGGGACAATCTGGGTATTGCTAACTCTTCCCTGGAAGTTG AACAACTGGCTGCAGAGGTGGGAACTTCCTATGGCTGCTACTTTGTGCCAGCATTTTCAGGACTGTATGCACCATACTGGGAACCCAGTGCAAGGGG TATCATCTGTGGCCTTACTCAGTTTacaaataaaaaccacattGCCTTCGCTGCACTAGAAGCAGTCTGCTTTCAAACACGAGAG ATTCTAGATGCTATGAACAAGGACTGTGGGATTCCACTAAATCAGTTACAAGTAGATGGAGGAATGACCAGTAACAAAATCCTCATGCAACTTCAATCAGACATTCTCTGTATTCCAGTAG TAAAGCCATCAATGGCTGAAACAACAGCTTTAGGAGCTGCtatggcagcaggagctgcagaaggtgTTGAAGTTTGGAGTCTGAATCCTGAAGATTTGACAGCAGTGACATGGGAACGATTTGAACCACAGATAAACCCAGAGG AAAGTGAATATCGCTATGCCAGGTGGAAAAAAGCTGTGATGAAGTCTATGGGATGGGAGTCATCTGACAGTACAGATG GTGACAGTAGTATCTTCTCTAGTCTGCCTTTCAGTGTTTTTGTTATGAGTAGCATGCTAATGTTAATCGGAGCAAAGTACCTCTCAG gTAAATGA
- the GK gene encoding glycerol kinase isoform X3, whose product MAASLGPLVGAIDQGTSSTRFLVFNAGTAELLSHHQVELKQEFPKEGWVEQDPKEILDSVHECVERTCEKMKELNIDITNIRGENKPSEKDTFCFVLKPLESPIREKQQWFGTRQLENLFIMLLSKTGLPLSTYFSAVKLRWLLDNVEEIKKAVEDGRAVFGTIDSWLIWSLTGGINGGIHCTDVTNASRTMLFNIHSLEWDPELCKFFEIPMEILPNIRSSSEIYGVMKICPSRESGTLTGVPISGCLGDQHAALVGQMCFQDGQAKNTYGTGCFLLCNTGQKCVFSEHGLLTTLAYKMGKDKPAFYALEGSVAIAGAVVRWLRDNLGIANSSLEVEQLAAEVGTSYGCYFVPAFSGLYAPYWEPSARGIICGLTQFTNKNHIAFAALEAVCFQTREILDAMNKDCGIPLNQLQVDGGMTSNKILMQLQSDILCIPVVKPSMAETTALGAAMAAGAAEGVEVWSLNPEDLTAVTWERFEPQINPEESEYRYARWKKAVMKSMGWESSDSTDGDSSIFSSLPFSVFVMSSMLMLIGAKYLSGK is encoded by the exons ATGGCCGCGTCGCTGGGGCCGCTGGTGGGAGCCATCGATCAGGGCACCAGCTCCACCCGCTTCCTG GTGTTTaatgcaggaacagcagagctCTTGAGTCACCATCAAGTGGAACTAAAGCAAGAATTCCCTAAAGAAGG ATGGGTGGAACAAGATCCAAAGGAAATATTAGACTCTGTCCATGAATGTGTGGAAAGGACCtgtgagaaaatgaaagaactgAACATAGACATCACTAACATAAGAG gggaaaacaaaccTTCTGAAAAGGATACTTTCTGTTTTGTCCTGAAGCCATTGGAGTCACCAATCAGAGAGAAACAACAGTGGTTTGGGACAAGACAACTGGAGAACCTCTTTATAATGCTATTG tCTAAGACCGGTCTTCCACTTAGCACTTACTTTAGTGCAGTGAAACTTCGGTGGCTTTTGGATAATGTGGAGGAGATTAAGAAAGCAGTTGAGGATGGAAGAGCTGTGTTTGGGACTATTGATTCATGGCTTATATGG agTTTGACAGGTGGAATAAATGGAGGCATTCACTGTACAGATGTCACCAATGCCAGTAGAACAATGTTGTTCAACATTCATTCCTTGGAATGGGATCCTGAGCTCTGCAA GTTCTTTGAAATTCCTATGGAAATACTTCCAAACATACGAAGCTCCTCTGAGATTTATGGTGTGATG AAAATCTGTCCTAGCCGG GAATCTGGAACTTTGACAGGTGTACCAATTTCTGGG TGCTTGGGTGACCAGCATGCTGCTCTTGTTGGGCAAATGTGCTTTCAAGATGGACAAGCAAAAAACAC GTACGGAACAGGTTGTTTCTTGCTGTGCAACACAGGTCAGAAG TGTGTGTTTTCTGAGCATGGTCTTTTAACCACATTAGCTTACAAAATGGGCAAAGACAAACCTGCTTTTTATGCACTCGAG GGATCTGTTGCAATAGCTGGGGCTGTCGTTCGCTGGCTGAGGGACAATCTGGGTATTGCTAACTCTTCCCTGGAAGTTG AACAACTGGCTGCAGAGGTGGGAACTTCCTATGGCTGCTACTTTGTGCCAGCATTTTCAGGACTGTATGCACCATACTGGGAACCCAGTGCAAGGGG TATCATCTGTGGCCTTACTCAGTTTacaaataaaaaccacattGCCTTCGCTGCACTAGAAGCAGTCTGCTTTCAAACACGAGAG ATTCTAGATGCTATGAACAAGGACTGTGGGATTCCACTAAATCAGTTACAAGTAGATGGAGGAATGACCAGTAACAAAATCCTCATGCAACTTCAATCAGACATTCTCTGTATTCCAGTAG TAAAGCCATCAATGGCTGAAACAACAGCTTTAGGAGCTGCtatggcagcaggagctgcagaaggtgTTGAAGTTTGGAGTCTGAATCCTGAAGATTTGACAGCAGTGACATGGGAACGATTTGAACCACAGATAAACCCAGAGG AAAGTGAATATCGCTATGCCAGGTGGAAAAAAGCTGTGATGAAGTCTATGGGATGGGAGTCATCTGACAGTACAGATG GTGACAGTAGTATCTTCTCTAGTCTGCCTTTCAGTGTTTTTGTTATGAGTAGCATGCTAATGTTAATCGGAGCAAAGTACCTCTCAG gTAAATGA
- the GK gene encoding glycerol kinase isoform X1, with protein sequence MAASLGPLVGAIDQGTSSTRFLVFNAGTAELLSHHQVELKQEFPKEGWVEQDPKEILDSVHECVERTCEKMKELNIDITNIRAIGVTNQRETTVVWDKTTGEPLYNAIVWLDLRTQSTVERLLKRIPGQNKNFLKSKTGLPLSTYFSAVKLRWLLDNVEEIKKAVEDGRAVFGTIDSWLIWSLTGGINGGIHCTDVTNASRTMLFNIHSLEWDPELCKFFEIPMEILPNIRSSSEIYGVMKICPSRESGTLTGVPISGCLGDQHAALVGQMCFQDGQAKNTYGTGCFLLCNTGQKCVFSEHGLLTTLAYKMGKDKPAFYALEGSVAIAGAVVRWLRDNLGIANSSLEVEQLAAEVGTSYGCYFVPAFSGLYAPYWEPSARGIICGLTQFTNKNHIAFAALEAVCFQTREILDAMNKDCGIPLNQLQVDGGMTSNKILMQLQSDILCIPVVKPSMAETTALGAAMAAGAAEGVEVWSLNPEDLTAVTWERFEPQINPEESEYRYARWKKAVMKSMGWESSDSTDGDSSIFSSLPFSVFVMSSMLMLIGAKYLSGK encoded by the exons ATGGCCGCGTCGCTGGGGCCGCTGGTGGGAGCCATCGATCAGGGCACCAGCTCCACCCGCTTCCTG GTGTTTaatgcaggaacagcagagctCTTGAGTCACCATCAAGTGGAACTAAAGCAAGAATTCCCTAAAGAAGG ATGGGTGGAACAAGATCCAAAGGAAATATTAGACTCTGTCCATGAATGTGTGGAAAGGACCtgtgagaaaatgaaagaactgAACATAGACATCACTAACATAAGAG CCATTGGAGTCACCAATCAGAGAGAAACAACAGTGGTTTGGGACAAGACAACTGGAGAACCTCTTTATAATGCTATTG TGTGGCTTGACCTGAGAACCCAGTCAACAGTTGAACGTCTTCTTAAAAGAATTCCtggacaaaacaaaaattttttaaag tCTAAGACCGGTCTTCCACTTAGCACTTACTTTAGTGCAGTGAAACTTCGGTGGCTTTTGGATAATGTGGAGGAGATTAAGAAAGCAGTTGAGGATGGAAGAGCTGTGTTTGGGACTATTGATTCATGGCTTATATGG agTTTGACAGGTGGAATAAATGGAGGCATTCACTGTACAGATGTCACCAATGCCAGTAGAACAATGTTGTTCAACATTCATTCCTTGGAATGGGATCCTGAGCTCTGCAA GTTCTTTGAAATTCCTATGGAAATACTTCCAAACATACGAAGCTCCTCTGAGATTTATGGTGTGATG AAAATCTGTCCTAGCCGG GAATCTGGAACTTTGACAGGTGTACCAATTTCTGGG TGCTTGGGTGACCAGCATGCTGCTCTTGTTGGGCAAATGTGCTTTCAAGATGGACAAGCAAAAAACAC GTACGGAACAGGTTGTTTCTTGCTGTGCAACACAGGTCAGAAG TGTGTGTTTTCTGAGCATGGTCTTTTAACCACATTAGCTTACAAAATGGGCAAAGACAAACCTGCTTTTTATGCACTCGAG GGATCTGTTGCAATAGCTGGGGCTGTCGTTCGCTGGCTGAGGGACAATCTGGGTATTGCTAACTCTTCCCTGGAAGTTG AACAACTGGCTGCAGAGGTGGGAACTTCCTATGGCTGCTACTTTGTGCCAGCATTTTCAGGACTGTATGCACCATACTGGGAACCCAGTGCAAGGGG TATCATCTGTGGCCTTACTCAGTTTacaaataaaaaccacattGCCTTCGCTGCACTAGAAGCAGTCTGCTTTCAAACACGAGAG ATTCTAGATGCTATGAACAAGGACTGTGGGATTCCACTAAATCAGTTACAAGTAGATGGAGGAATGACCAGTAACAAAATCCTCATGCAACTTCAATCAGACATTCTCTGTATTCCAGTAG TAAAGCCATCAATGGCTGAAACAACAGCTTTAGGAGCTGCtatggcagcaggagctgcagaaggtgTTGAAGTTTGGAGTCTGAATCCTGAAGATTTGACAGCAGTGACATGGGAACGATTTGAACCACAGATAAACCCAGAGG AAAGTGAATATCGCTATGCCAGGTGGAAAAAAGCTGTGATGAAGTCTATGGGATGGGAGTCATCTGACAGTACAGATG GTGACAGTAGTATCTTCTCTAGTCTGCCTTTCAGTGTTTTTGTTATGAGTAGCATGCTAATGTTAATCGGAGCAAAGTACCTCTCAG gTAAATGA
- the GK gene encoding glycerol kinase isoform X4, with translation MAASLGPLVGAIDQGTSSTRFLVFNAGTAELLSHHQVELKQEFPKEGWVEQDPKEILDSVHECVERTCEKMKELNIDITNIRAIGVTNQRETTVVWDKTTGEPLYNAIVWLDLRTQSTVERLLKRIPGQNKNFLKSKTGLPLSTYFSAVKLRWLLDNVEEIKKAVEDGRAVFGTIDSWLIWSLTGGINGGIHCTDVTNASRTMLFNIHSLEWDPELCKFFEIPMEILPNIRSSSEIYGVMKICPSRESGTLTGVPISGCLGDQHAALVGQMCFQDGQAKNTYGTGCFLLCNTGQKCVFSEHGLLTTLAYKMGKDKPAFYALEGSVAIAGAVVRWLRDNLGIANSSLEVEQLAAEVGTSYGCYFVPAFSGLYAPYWEPSARGIICGLTQFTNKNHIAFAALEAVCFQTREILDAMNKDCGIPLNQLQVDGGMTSNKILMQLQSDILCIPVVKPSMAETTALGAAMAAGAAEGVEVWSLNPEDLTAVTWERFEPQINPEESEYRYARWKKAVMKSMGWESSDSTDGK, from the exons ATGGCCGCGTCGCTGGGGCCGCTGGTGGGAGCCATCGATCAGGGCACCAGCTCCACCCGCTTCCTG GTGTTTaatgcaggaacagcagagctCTTGAGTCACCATCAAGTGGAACTAAAGCAAGAATTCCCTAAAGAAGG ATGGGTGGAACAAGATCCAAAGGAAATATTAGACTCTGTCCATGAATGTGTGGAAAGGACCtgtgagaaaatgaaagaactgAACATAGACATCACTAACATAAGAG CCATTGGAGTCACCAATCAGAGAGAAACAACAGTGGTTTGGGACAAGACAACTGGAGAACCTCTTTATAATGCTATTG TGTGGCTTGACCTGAGAACCCAGTCAACAGTTGAACGTCTTCTTAAAAGAATTCCtggacaaaacaaaaattttttaaag tCTAAGACCGGTCTTCCACTTAGCACTTACTTTAGTGCAGTGAAACTTCGGTGGCTTTTGGATAATGTGGAGGAGATTAAGAAAGCAGTTGAGGATGGAAGAGCTGTGTTTGGGACTATTGATTCATGGCTTATATGG agTTTGACAGGTGGAATAAATGGAGGCATTCACTGTACAGATGTCACCAATGCCAGTAGAACAATGTTGTTCAACATTCATTCCTTGGAATGGGATCCTGAGCTCTGCAA GTTCTTTGAAATTCCTATGGAAATACTTCCAAACATACGAAGCTCCTCTGAGATTTATGGTGTGATG AAAATCTGTCCTAGCCGG GAATCTGGAACTTTGACAGGTGTACCAATTTCTGGG TGCTTGGGTGACCAGCATGCTGCTCTTGTTGGGCAAATGTGCTTTCAAGATGGACAAGCAAAAAACAC GTACGGAACAGGTTGTTTCTTGCTGTGCAACACAGGTCAGAAG TGTGTGTTTTCTGAGCATGGTCTTTTAACCACATTAGCTTACAAAATGGGCAAAGACAAACCTGCTTTTTATGCACTCGAG GGATCTGTTGCAATAGCTGGGGCTGTCGTTCGCTGGCTGAGGGACAATCTGGGTATTGCTAACTCTTCCCTGGAAGTTG AACAACTGGCTGCAGAGGTGGGAACTTCCTATGGCTGCTACTTTGTGCCAGCATTTTCAGGACTGTATGCACCATACTGGGAACCCAGTGCAAGGGG TATCATCTGTGGCCTTACTCAGTTTacaaataaaaaccacattGCCTTCGCTGCACTAGAAGCAGTCTGCTTTCAAACACGAGAG ATTCTAGATGCTATGAACAAGGACTGTGGGATTCCACTAAATCAGTTACAAGTAGATGGAGGAATGACCAGTAACAAAATCCTCATGCAACTTCAATCAGACATTCTCTGTATTCCAGTAG TAAAGCCATCAATGGCTGAAACAACAGCTTTAGGAGCTGCtatggcagcaggagctgcagaaggtgTTGAAGTTTGGAGTCTGAATCCTGAAGATTTGACAGCAGTGACATGGGAACGATTTGAACCACAGATAAACCCAGAGG AAAGTGAATATCGCTATGCCAGGTGGAAAAAAGCTGTGATGAAGTCTATGGGATGGGAGTCATCTGACAGTACAGATG gTAAATGA